One genomic segment of Podarcis raffonei isolate rPodRaf1 chromosome 7, rPodRaf1.pri, whole genome shotgun sequence includes these proteins:
- the KDM1B gene encoding lysine-specific histone demethylase 2, with amino-acid sequence MSTGRVRTKKKTPPVDHSPDNLPLRSSGRQVRRKAAEAAEDDDDASEKKYRKCEKAGCTATCPVCFASAAERCAKNGYTSRWYHLSCGEHFCNECFDHYYRSHKDGYEKYTAWKRIWTSNGKSEPSPKAFMADQQLPYWVQCTKPECGKWRQLTKEIQLTSQIAKTYRCGMKLNNSTKVEGPDHCSMPEDLRVAEVSDHWWYSMLILPPLLKDSVAAPLLSAYYPDCVGMSPSCTSTHRLVGESNAIKMEHLKSPPTIAGMNKYFQPFYQPNECGKALCVRPDVMELDELYEFPEYSRDPTMYLALRNLILALWYTNCKEALTPQKCTHHIIVRGLVRIRCVRETERILHFMTRKGLINTGVLSVHPDQPLLPKDFHNKSVIVVGAGPAGLAAARQLQNFGIKVLVLEAKDRIGGRVWDDKTFKGITVGKGPQIVNGCVNNPVALMCEQLGIKMHKIGEKCDLIQEGGRITDPTIDKRMDFHFNSILDVVADWRKDKNQHQDIPLGDKIQEIYKVFIQESGIQFSDLEEKVLQFHVSNLEYACGSNLHEVSARSWDHNEFFAQFAGDHTLLNSGYSTIIEKMAEGLDIRLKVPVRSIDYTGEEVQVTATDGTLWKAQKVLVAVPLTILQKGAILFNPALSERKMKAINSLGAGVIEKIALQFPYRFWDSKIQGADYFGHVPPSSSKRGLFSVFYDMDPQRKCSVLMSVVTGDAVATMKNLDDKQVLQQCMIVLRELFKEQEVPDPVKYFVTRWNKDPWIQMAYSFVKTGGSGEAYDILAEDIQGKIFFAGEATNRHFPQTVTGAYLSGVREASKIAAS; translated from the exons ATGTCAACTGGGAGGGTccgaacaaagaaaaaaacacctcCTGTTGACCATTCTCCCGATAATCTTCCTCTGAGAAGTTCAGGGAGACAG GTGAGGAGGAAAGCTGCAGAGGCagctgaagatgatgatgatgcttcagAGAAGAAGTACAGAAAATGTGAAAAGGCAGGATGTACAGCAACATGTCCCGTTTGCTTTGCCAGtgctgctgaaag GTGTGCTAAAAATGGCTACACATCAAGATGGTATCACCTTTCCTGTGGGGAACATTTCTGTAATGAATGTTTTGATCATTACTACCGAAG TCATAAAGATGGCTACGAAAAATACACTGCCTGGAAAAGGATTTGGACCAGTAATGGAAAAAGTGAACCCAGCCCTAAAGCTTTTATGGCTGATCAACAGCTCCCTTACTGG GTTCAGTGTACAAAGCCAGAGTGTGGGAAATGGCGGCAGCTGACAAAGGAAATCCAGCTTACCTCGCAAATAGCCAAAACATACCGCTGTGGCATGAAACTGAACAATTCCACCAAG GTGGAAGgcccagaccattgctccatgccTGAGGATCTG AGAGTTGCTGAAGTTTCAGATCACTGGTGGTATTCAATGCTCATCCTTCCACCTTTGCTGAAGGACAGTGTGGCTGCTCCTTTGCTGTCTGCATACTACCCAGACTGTGTGGGCATGAGCCCCTCTTGTACCAGTACTCACCGGTTGGTTGGTGAATCCAATGCAATAAAAATGGAGCACTTAAAGTCTCCACCCACTATAGCTG GGATGAACAAGTACTTCCAGCCTTTCTACCAGCCCAACGAATGTGGTAAAGCACTGTGTGTGAGACCAGATGTAATGGAACTAGATGAACTCTATGAGTTTCCAGAATATTCACGAGACCCCACCATGTATCTAGCTCTGAGAAACCTCATTTTGGCTCTGTGGTACACAAACTGCAAA GAAGCCCTAACCCCTCAGAAATGTACGCATCACATCATTGTTCGAGGCCTTGTGCGCATTCGCTGTGTGCGGGAGACGGAGCGAATACTTCATTTTATGACCAGGAAAGGTCTGATTAACACAGGGGTCTTATCAGTTCATCCTGATCAACCTCTTCTGCCCAAAGACTTCCATAAT aaaTCTGTCATTGTGGTTGGGGCTGGTCCTGCTGGATTAGCAGCTGCAAGACAGCTTCAGAACTTTGGAATTAAG GTTCTTGTGCTAGAAGCGAAGGACAGAATTGGGGGCCGCGTGTGGGACGATAAGACTTTCAAAGGGATCACTGTGGGAAAAGGGCCACAGATAGTGAACGGCTGTGTCAACAATCCAGTAGCACTAATGTGTGAGCAA CTGGgcattaaaatgcataaaattggAGAGAAGTGTGATCTGATCCAGGAAGGTGGAAGGATAACTGACCCCACTATAGACAAGCGCATGGACTTCCATTTCAATTCTATCCTTGATGTTGTAGCAGACTGGAGAAAAGACAAAAATCAGCATCAGGATATTCCTCTTGGAG ATAAAATCCAGGAGATCTATAAAGTTTTTATTCAGGAATCTGGTATTCAGTTCAGTGATCTCGAGGAAAAAGTTCTTCAGTTCCATGTCAGTAACCTTGAATACGCCTGTGGCAGCAACCTCCATGAG GTTTCTGCACGTTCCTGGGATCACAATGAATTTTTTGCTCAGTTTGCTGGAGATCACACGCTCTTAAACTCGGGATACTCAACAATAATTGAAAAAATGGCTGAAGGTCTGGACATTCGGTTAAAGGTTCCA GTTCGCAGTATAGACTATACGGGGGAAGAAGTCCAAGTGACTGCAACCGATGGAACTCTCTGGAAAGCACAAAAG GTTTTAGTTGCTGTACCTCTGACTATTCTTCAAAAAGGCGCCATTCTGTTTAACCCAGCCTTGTCAGAGAGAAAAATGAAAGCTATCAATAGTTTGGGAGCTGGAGTCATTGAGAAG ATTGCACTACAGTTTCCATATAGATTCTGGGACAGCAAGATTCAAGGAGCTGATTACTTTGGCCATGTTCCACCTAGTTCCAGCAAACGTGGACTCTTCAGTGTTTTCTATGACATGGATCCACAG CGTAAATGCAGTGTTCTAATGTCTGTTGTTACGGGTGATGCTGTGGCAACTATGAAGAATTTAGATGACAAGCAAGTGCTGCAACAATGCATGATTGTGCTCCGTGAGCTGTTTAAGGAACAG GAAGTGCCAGACCCAGTCAAGTACTTCGTTACACGATGGAACAAAGATCCTTGGATCCAAATGGCGTATAGTTTTGTGAAGACAGGGGGCAGCGGTGAAGCTTATGACATCCTAGCAGAAGACAtacaaggaaaaatattttttgctggAGAG gCCACAAACAGACATTTCCCACAGACAGTTACTGGAGCTTACTTGAGCGGTGTTCGAGAAGCAAGCAAAATAGCAGCATCTTGA